The following nucleotide sequence is from Eremothecium cymbalariae DBVPG#7215 chromosome 6, complete sequence.
TAGCGGAATTGGAGTTAAAGGATATTGATCTCAGTTTGGATGAAAAGTGGGAACAAGCCAGGAAAAAACAAGCGGAGGGACAAAAAACTAAGGGcaaagaggaagaaggGAGCAGAAATGCGTTCAAAACAGATATTGATATTTCAGGTACAGCGACAGAACTAAAGGAGCGTGATCTAGAAAAATGGGCGCCCGACGAGGAAGCTTTTGCTCTCGAAGAGTCGCTTGAAGATAGTGCAGGAGATTGGGATCAATTTGCCGTAAATGAACAGAAGTTCGGCATCATATCTACATTCGATGAACACCTTTATACCACCAAGATAAATAAGGGAGACCCGAATTATGAAGCTAGACTGAAGGAGGCAGATCGAATTGccaaagaaattgaatcTCAGGGTGTGGTAGGTAATGTTCATCTTGCTGAAGAAAGGGGTCTTATTATCGATGATTCGGGAATGGATGAGGAAGACAAATATTCTGGAGTTGACCGTAGAGGCGATGAGTTATTAGCCCAATTAAAGATGAATGCAAAACCTGCTACAGGAAGGCCTTCGAAATATGTGCCTCCCAGTTTGAGAAGCGAACCTCACCATACGGATCCAGCTATCATATCTTCCACTAAGAAAGGACGTTCTCCACCAATATCCAAAAGTCcagttgataaaaaatttgaGCTAGATGATctgaagaagttttccGAAAAGTTCAAGGTCCCCTATAAGATGCCTGATGAGGTGAAGCATattctgaagaaaaatGAAGAGACAAAATCCCCAACTTCTCTGAAGGTCAACCCGTCGCTGCCACCCAAACCTACGCCACAACCAACCgcaacttcttcaacatctaCACCTGTAGCTCCTGCAACAAAATCAATCAGCAGGAATTCCAAGCCCAGCACACCTGCTTCATCCAAGGCTGAGTTAAGGAGGAATTCAAACAAATTCGGAACACAGGGTGGTCACACTCCAGTTTCTTCTCCATCTAATGGTAGGGCGAATACATATAGGAGACGCAATAACACATCATTTTTTGCAGACGATATTCCACGAGGAATGAAGAAGGACTTCAAAAGGAACTTTAACATGTTTTTGAAGTCTAAAGATGTTTATAACGCCAAGGCGAAGGAATTCCACAATACGGAAAATAAGAGTATGGAGCCATTCCTCATCGAGAGACCGTACATCACTACGCCTACGTGGATTAACACAATGGAGAAATCCTACAAGAGTTTGTTCCCGGACGAAAGAACCGCCATCCAGAAAGCACAAATAAGACTTCAGCAACGTACCATGAACTCTATGAGCGGTAATATGACTATGGGAAGCATCCCAGGTATGATGGCACTGCCAGTGGGCCCAGGTGGCCCCCAATCGACTCCGTTCATGGCTTCTCCCGGCATGTTTATGCCCTTTCAACCTCAACCAATGTTTTATCCGCCAGTACCACAGATGATTACGATAATGGGAGGCCCGGGGGATGAGCGCAGAAGCAATACTCACAGTCCTTCTCCTGGAGCAAGTTCCCCACATGGTGCCCCTGCATTCATCAATGGCGCCACTCCGATGACCCCATTTGGATATCCTGCCTCATTTCAGCCTATGATGGCTCCTTTAGGTGCGGCTACTGGTAATGGTGCTGGTGGCCCTAATGGTGGCGGATCCAACTATAAGGGCCACTACCACCATCACGGCAGCAATGGCACTCGTTACCACAGACATAGATAATTAGATTTATCAtagttttatatatttacgTAAATGAAACCGTAAATAATGGAATGATCAGATCCTTTAatgtattattatacacGCCAACCTGTCATGGTCGTGACATCTGTTGCAGAATTGTTTAACCGAAAATTTCTTATTAAGCCTTACGccctttttcaaaaaaggcACATTAGCTTTTTCATCGTTGCAATGAGTTATAAAAACGCCAATGCTTAAATCGATGAGCCATGTCAACATACATAAAAGGTCCTGTCTGTGGTACTGATAACTGCAGAAGCAGATTATGGAGGATAATTGATGGAAGAAGGACCTGCCAGTATGGCCACGTGATGGAAGGAGATGTGGAGTACAATgacgatgaggatgatgcTACTGCAATGGGAATCATCACGAGAAGGTTGAACCTATCTACAAATGCTATAGGGAACTTTCAAACCAGTCTGAGCCTTACAAAGTCTCAAACTCAGTCTCAGATTCAAGAAGCTTCTCAGAAATTGTACGGCTCTGCTGGTAAAACTCTGTTTCTGAAATGTTTTCAgcatatattaaaattacaATGCAAGTGGCTAATAGAAACCCATAAATTCCCGCCAGAATTCGAAAGTACAGTAAAGATTATTTGGATGCTGTACTTAAAAAGTATAAGTAGCCATAAATCGTCATTAGATCAACACGAAGAGCGAAGCCCAGAGAACGATCATGATAATGCTAGTATCattaatgaagaagttcATGACAGTCCAATCGGCAGAACAGGAAGGCTTGGCCTATCTATGGTATCAAGCATTGctattatttatttagCATCCGTTCACATGGGccttccttcttttcccaatgatattttgcaaTGGATTTGCTCCATGAATATGCCGTACTTTGGGTCGTCACGCTATATTCCATCAGTGTGGCACAAGCAGTTGCCAAACTACTACTTGCAGGTACTTGAAGGTGGAACTCCACCTCGAAATGCCCAGCTATATCATAAAAtctcatcaatatcaaGGGAGATCAACTTTTGCGCGAAGTTCCAGCATCGGATTCCGTTCCGATTATTACTGTTCAAAGTACTTATCTTGACAGCTCTTCCACCAGAATTCTATCTCTATGCGTTATCCCTAATAAACATTACAAATGATCAAGCATCCTTCCACATCGTAAGCCACGACGGTGCACGTTTTACCAGATTGTACATGTATCCAGAGATACGTGCTGTCTCCTACTTTATTGTAGCCGTTGACTGGATGTTACAACAACAGAATCATTACAGTAAGAATTTCCTACAATCTTGGCTACGGTATAAATCAGATAATCAAACACCGGGAAACACTTTTGAAAGAGATAAAAAATTGGTATCCCTTTCCTACCAGAATTCATCACCGTCTCTGTACAATTGGCTTCCAGAACAAACTTCATCGTACCTAGACTGgattgaaaagaagttCCTACCACACTACGATGAGAATTCCAACAGCCATATTCCACTAGATCACAAGATTGCGAGACGAAAACTATACAATATTCTACCAATATCTAGACCGATAGACACTTTAAAGGAATCCACCGCTCCACAAAATGTCGCGGCAGATCCAGCTTCCATTAACCCCACAGAAGCTTCGTTTATTGATAGATTACAAGAGCTATATTTAGATGTGGCCTTGTCTGATGCACCAGCCGTATGCATATCACGTGCCACACTAGTAGCGAAGGTCAAATCGAAGCTAATACACGACATCGCTTTAGACTTTGGCATCGGATTCAATCAGCTTTCTGAGGCTGTGCAAAGTATCCAAAAACATTGCATCACTACAATTCGTCGTTACAACAGCTAGGAACACAAGATCGCCTTTCAAGCATTAAATTCCGCAGGCTGATTCCGAGGATGTTCACCTATCATGCAGATACCGTTGATAACTTTATTCCAAACATAACTCGAGCTCTCGTTTAATACTTTTTCACTTCATTTACGCGGTCGGTGTTTAACTCTTCTAAGTTACTTTTTTATAATCATTAATCACGATATCACCATCTGTTAAGAACCTCATGATTATGACTTTCAGCTTCCCGTTTCCCATTTCCCAGATTTAGCCTTCTGCTAACTCTGTTGAAGTTTGATTCTGccattatatatgtaaatatTAACTATAAAAAGCCGTTAAACGATTTGCGAACTCTAAGCTTAACAATTTTATAACAAACTGCCCAAATCAAGTTTTTGCATAGGAAAGCtaatcaaaatcaattaTCCTATACGAAGAAAAAAGTTTACATATATTGGACCTGGTTTTGGCTCTTTATCATATTATTGATCTAGGATCTGAGTGTTTTTGCAGTTGgttgttttctttgtttaaTCAGAAATGTTGAATGGTAAGTCATATCCAGAAGAGTTGCTTAACGCAGATGCTTCGTTAACCTACGATGTGATTGTAGTTGGAGCCGGGGTAGTTGGACCCTGCATCGCGACAGCATTGGCAAGAAAGGgaaaaaaagttttgatCATTGAACGGGAATGGACGATGCCAGATCGTATTGTTGGTGAATTAATGCAGCCTGCTGGTGTGCGTGCATTGCGCTCCCTGGGGATGGTTCAGGCgatcaataatattagTGCTTGGTCGACAACAGGATACACTATCCTCTATAATGGGGAGCAGGTTGAAGTTCCGTATCCATACAAAGCAATATCTCCACCTATCGACAAGATCCCTGATCTTGTTTTTGATGGCAACGATAAGGTGGTGGATGATGGGACAATTTCCATTAAAGATTACGAAGAAGACGAGCGGGAGAGGGGTGTTGGATTTGTTCATGGCAGGTTCTTGCAAAACTTGCGGACAATTTGTGCTGCAGAACAGAATGTTACAAGGTTACAAGGAAATGTTATCGAAATTCTTAAGAACAAATCGAAGGAGGTTATAGGAGTGAAGGTCGATGTTCCTACGCGTGGGAAGCAAGAATTCAGGGCACACATTACATTTGCGTGCGATGGTATCTTCTCTAAGTTTAGAAGGGAACTATCCAAAAGTCATGTACCTCAGGTTTGGTCTTCTTTTGTTGGGATGTCTTTATACCATACTGATCTTCCTAAGAAGCATTATGGTCATGTGATATTAGGATGTAATCACATGCCTATTCTTGTTTACCAGATTTCTCCTACGGAAACTAGGGTTTTATGTGCTTACAATTCCGCTAAGTTACCACGAGATGTCTCATTGTGGTTACGGAGTAGTGTTCAGCCTTTTGTTCCTGATTTCCTGCGAAAATCCTTTGACAAAGCTCTAGAAGAAGGCAAGTTCAAGGCGATGCCTAATTCGTGGCTACCtgcaaaacaaaacaatgTAGTTGGGTTATGTGTCATTGGTGATGCTTTGAATATGAGGCATCCACTAACAGGGGGTGGTATGGCTGTTGGATTGATGGATGTGGTATTAATGGTGCAGAAGATTGGCGATATGGACTTTTCAGACCGTGAGAAGATCTTAGAAAAGATGATAGACTTCCATTTCGATAGGAAGTGCTATGCCGCAGTAATGAATACCTTATCAATTGCCTTGTTCGCACTATTTGCCGCTGATAGTTATTATCTGAAGCTTTTACAGAAGGGTTGTTTCAGGTACTTTCAAAGGGGCGGAAAGTGCTTAACCTTGCCTGTTGAGTTTTTATCCGGGGTATCTCACAAACCATTTCTGTTAACCAAGGTGTTCTTTTCTGTGGCTCTGTATTCCATATATGTTAATTTCGAAGATAAGAGAATAGCAGAATTAGGAGCAGCATTTTTTGAGGCGTTTggaattatatatacagcTATAAATGTTTTCACATATTATCTTTTGGAACAGTTATTCGGATAGAATTATCACTTTTATGGGATCCAGATATATGATGTTTTAAACATGAAAAGAAAGCGTGATATAATGTAGGAACAAATGTTTATTTATACTCATGGACTTAactttttgaagaaacgTTCTGGTAAGTAACGCGAACAACTGCAATAAAGTTGGTGATATGCTATTACTTTCTGTTATAagattatatatattctagGAAGATCAAAATTACGATGTTAAATTCATCTCGATCTATACAAGATCTTCGCTTACAGTTATATACAATTTATCATGTTAGTTGTGCATCcattattttattaatattgaatttgatatgAGTATGATGATATCCGAAGTTTTCATTACCCGCATTTAAACTTGAAATTATAACATCAGCTTCATCTCTTCTTGGACATTTAGATTGGTAGCACGTTATAGGATACCAAACCGCATTGAAGGATGGGAGCGCCACTTTGGCTTCGTTGGCTAAAGGTCTATGCATATGGAGGTTGCATTATTGGTACCGGGGTTTTACTTTTTAACTATACTACGCCGACGGATGAAGATATCATTAACGCTCTTTCGCCTGAATTAAGATTGCAGTATGAAAGGGAAAGAGGTTTGCGCAGAGCAGAGCAGCAGAATCTTATGCAGATTGCAAAAGAAACTTCAGCGAGTAGCAATCCTATTTGGCAGACTGGAGCCATCCAATCTCCCTGGGAAAAGAACCCATCCGCTGTAAAGAGTAGTGATCATTttgagaagttgaaggctGATCAAGTGCAGAAGGAAGAGCTTGACAGGATAAGGAAGCAGTTAGCAGAAATAAGGGAGAAAAGCGAGCAAAAGACGAAGCAATTCGTCAATGATAGAAGTTGGTGGAAGCTGTGGTAGCCTCAAGGTAAAATAGCTAGCCTTTTCTACAGTttgcaaaatatttatTACACCAATGGACTGCTTGCAGAGacattttatttatttggGCAAATACACAGTAGCCAAAGAGATCATAATATACAAACATATcttatctatatatataattgaaATTCTTAGAATTCATTGTAATTTTATACTCATTTTCCTTAGAAAACGGGCTATTGATGTGAACCCCAGTTGATGAAACCTCCTTGAGTGAATGCGTGTATTGCATTTCCAAAATTCCGACTAAACCGATTATCCTGATCAGAAGTCTTGTTTAATTCATCTACAGCTTCCACTATTTTCCTAACGTTTGTTTCAATTACCATTCCACCTTGTATAATTTCCTCCAATACGCTTTCCAACGTTTGCCAATTAAAAATCAAGTCTAACTCATTTACCTCAGCAAAACATCTGTCCAGTGCTGCAACAAAAGTCTGGATTAGGTCTAATATAGCCAGCTCAGATTCTTGATCATCTACGATAAATGTAAAGTACAAGGTGGCATAATTCTTGTAAATTATCTGGATAtcttcatttatatttggTCCATCGCCACCAGACAAAAGAGAGGGTGGGGTAACTAAAAATGAGGATTGAATAGAACTATTGCGTTGACTTATCAATTCATATACCTGATCAAGCAATAACTTCTGTTTTGGCAATTCCACTGGGGTATAAAACTTTACCAATCTTGGTTGGCATTTCTTGTTGACTAAATATCTAGATTGTTAGTTACTGCTCGGAATGAAATTTGAACATTAAGATGCATACATATTAGAACTGCATGGATCATTGTAAGATATCAAAGAAAAGACAGTGATCCTCAATGGCAGACAAAATACTGTTGTTGTATCAATAGAAAGTGGCACTAATAAagatttttgatatatccAGAAACCTCTTccaaaaagagaaaaatgCGCAAGCCCGGAATCGAACCGGGGGCCCAACGATGGCAACGTTGGATTTTACCACTAAACCACTTGCGCTAACAATTGATATTACTGTCATACCTATCAAAGAGGCATTATAAACACCATTCAATAAATGTCgtgtcgtaaaatcaaaagagcatcccgatagttatgatagtcaggctaaggagcatgttgttagtcacgataacaagacaaagaagcagcgaatcagagtcgttaggagactatgaagatgataaccattgtataacagcgaatcagagttgttagaagtgtcaagataaccattgagctgttatcggctaggaatctgcatagcaagtaagcaagagagcttaagtaggacaacagaaactatataagaccaaactagctagattagattagattagattagatgctaggtccagctagatccccatAGGGTAATTGACCAGATCAGAGACTATAGAACggtaactgatcatcaacctaagtattagctggcacgtgacgagaagttcaagctagcacgtgaccccaactagtggccctcgacagTGCATTTTCCTCCCGAGCTGTTATATTTACATAAAACGATCACTTGTTCTTTTACTGGCCAATTAAGTGCCAGAACGTTTGCCCGtttatacttttttgaATCGCAGTTCAAGTGCTAATAATCTAATTTATTTACTTGGAGTACGTAGCATACTTCAGGATCGTTTGCTGTCTTTTCTCGGTTAGAACCTACGTAGTTTGCTTATTAAACTCCATTATCTGTTAAAACATTGAGTATGATAAGTAAGACCACCTAATAAATCTATGTAAACAATATTTAACGTTTTTCTCGAAGTTAATCCTTTAATTTCCTGCCAGTCACTTTCTACTATTAGCAAATAATTGTTCTGCAGATATACTTTTTAAGTGCTATACTGATATATGAAGTTAATATTGCTGAGAAGGGCTTCATAAAGTGTACCAGAGTGGCTGGTGCGTTGCAAAAGGGAATGAAACgtttatatacatattctaaaaatattacaacGTTGTTTATGACATAAATGCAGAATGAACGTTATGATAACAAGAGTATCAGTCACCTGTTTAAGGATCCCTTCGTCAACGACTATACTAATTATACCCTCCTGAAAGCCCATTCTGATACATTCTGCTTTACAAAAGGTAGTTACCATTCAGCTAATATTCCCCTAATATCTAAATGCCGCTCTTGAGACTCAAATACATCTCCAACAATAGACTTTTCACCAAATTATGGAATCCGCTCCTCCGAGTTCGCCGCTATGTACATCGAGACATTGATCTCTCCTCTAGATATCAagacaatttttctttctttttgctACTGTATCTTATCTTCCATCATCATGGGTATAACCCATCGCTGTAAAACACGAAACTTGACTTTCATTGGTTCTGCTTCGTTGCCGCGACAACGATTTTCCTTGTAGAGGGCGCTTAGCTTCAGTCACGTGCcgctaatacttaggttgatgatcagttaccGTTCTATAGTCTCTGATCTGGTCAATTACCCTatggggatctagctggacctagTATCCAATCTAATGTAGCTAGCTTgggtctccttatatagtttctgctGTCCTACCCGGGCTCACTTAAAGCAGTCATCGGTGGTTTCACACTGACATCTTCAAAGTGACTATCAGCCTCATAGTCTGctgacagctctgatacgctgcttcttgGCTTGGTTGTCGCTGTCTcctagcttctcttttgattttacgacacaTGACCAACCCCGCAATATGAATTCAATCCTCATCAAAGACGCTTAATAAGATTATCGGGCGTGTGGTCTAGTGGTATGATTCTCGCTTTGGGCGAAGCCTAGCTGAAACTGGGTTAAACTACTAAGCATGCGAGAGGCCCTGGGTTCAATTCCCAGCTCGCCCCCTTTTTTCAGTTGTTTGCGAAAAGTAACATTCTTCCAAATTGCCTACACGGCATTTTTCAAGTACAACCACACACCACATAATTATGTCGTTGATAGCTCTATTTTAAATGAAGTCATACAACCCATCAGGATACTGCATTTCTTATCTTCCCCTACTTTATCCTATCAATTGTAAAGCTCCGTCAGGTCTCTTCCGACATAGGTTCTCCTGtaatttctaaaatatcttATCACAACATTTGTTTCGGGATTTGGTTCGATGTCTGATTTTTATCTTGCTGTCCACGATTTTCTCGTAATCAATAGATATCGAACTATGAGTAACGAATAATTTCCATTGAACAGAGAAGTAAGACGGCAGACTGTTTTTAGTTTTAGATATTAAAGATATTTAAATAGAGGATAAATTGATTTCATGTTGAGGCTGTTGGCGAAGTAATCTTTTGTTTACGAAGCGGTGTCAGTGCAGAATTGTTAAGTTTTCACTCTAAAGTTTCGCACACAGACAGGGAAAATAGGTCTAGAAAATATTGCATTGAAATACACTATATACCTCTATTCAGAATATGCAGCAGGATATTTCGAAG
It contains:
- the PBP1 gene encoding Pbp1p (similar to Ashbya gossypii AAL139C); the protein is MKGNLNRRKENGFIPSSIGRNPSEANGSSSFYETEDVRKAFNDRMNYLFINSIGATVIVTVSSGVKYSGIMVACNPVTSNGVDVLLKFPKVIDKGIDEEDMSSLSEQLAETLLIEGEDVAELELKDIDLSLDEKWEQARKKQAEGQKTKGKEEEGSRNAFKTDIDISGTATELKERDLEKWAPDEEAFALEESLEDSAGDWDQFAVNEQKFGIISTFDEHLYTTKINKGDPNYEARLKEADRIAKEIESQGVVGNVHLAEERGLIIDDSGMDEEDKYSGVDRRGDELLAQLKMNAKPATGRPSKYVPPSLRSEPHHTDPAIISSTKKGRSPPISKSPVDKKFELDDLKKFSEKFKVPYKMPDEVKHILKKNEETKSPTSLKVNPSLPPKPTPQPTATSSTSTPVAPATKSISRNSKPSTPASSKAELRRNSNKFGTQGGHTPVSSPSNGRANTYRRRNNTSFFADDIPRGMKKDFKRNFNMFLKSKDVYNAKAKEFHNTENKSMEPFLIERPYITTPTWINTMEKSYKSLFPDERTAIQKAQIRLQQRTMNSMSGNMTMGSIPGMMALPVGPGGPQSTPFMASPGMFMPFQPQPMFYPPVPQMITIMGGPGDERRSNTHSPSPGASSPHGAPAFINGATPMTPFGYPASFQPMMAPLGAATGNGAGGPNGGGSNYKGHYHHHGSNGTRYHRHR
- the RRN7 gene encoding Rrn7p (similar to Ashbya gossypii AAL140C), with amino-acid sequence MSTYIKGPVCGTDNCRSRLWRIIDGRRTCQYGHVMEGDVEYNDDEDDATAMGIITRRLNLSTNAIGNFQTSLSLTKSQTQSQIQEASQKLYGSAGKTLFLKCFQHILKLQCKWLIETHKFPPEFESTVKIIWMLYLKSISSHKSSLDQHEERSPENDHDNASIINEEVHDSPIGRTGRLGLSMVSSIAIIYLASVHMGLPSFPNDILQWICSMNMPYFGSSRYIPSVWHKQLPNYYLQVLEGGTPPRNAQLYHKISSISREINFCAKFQHRIPFRLLLFKVLILTALPPEFYLYALSLINITNDQASFHIVSHDGARFTRLYMYPEIRAVSYFIVAVDWMLQQQNHYSKNFLQSWLRYKSDNQTPGNTFERDKKLVSLSYQNSSPSLYNWLPEQTSSYLDWIEKKFLPHYDENSNSHIPLDHKIARRKLYNILPISRPIDTLKESTAPQNVAADPASINPTEASFIDRLQELYLDVALSDAPAVCISRATLVAKVKSKLIHDIALDFGIGFNQLSEAVQSIQKHCITTIRRYNS
- the ERG1 gene encoding squalene monooxygenase (similar to Ashbya gossypii AAL141C), which produces MLNGKSYPEELLNADASLTYDVIVVGAGVVGPCIATALARKGKKVLIIEREWTMPDRIVGELMQPAGVRALRSLGMVQAINNISAWSTTGYTILYNGEQVEVPYPYKAISPPIDKIPDLVFDGNDKVVDDGTISIKDYEEDERERGVGFVHGRFLQNLRTICAAEQNVTRLQGNVIEILKNKSKEVIGVKVDVPTRGKQEFRAHITFACDGIFSKFRRELSKSHVPQVWSSFVGMSLYHTDLPKKHYGHVILGCNHMPILVYQISPTETRVLCAYNSAKLPRDVSLWLRSSVQPFVPDFLRKSFDKALEEGKFKAMPNSWLPAKQNNVVGLCVIGDALNMRHPLTGGGMAVGLMDVVLMVQKIGDMDFSDREKILEKMIDFHFDRKCYAAVMNTLSIALFALFAADSYYLKLLQKGCFRYFQRGGKCLTLPVEFLSGVSHKPFLLTKVFFSVALYSIYVNFEDKRIAELGAAFFEAFGIIYTAINVFTYYLLEQLFG
- the CBP4 gene encoding Cbp4p (similar to Ashbya gossypii AAL142C); translation: MGAPLWLRWLKVYAYGGCIIGTGVLLFNYTTPTDEDIINALSPELRLQYERERGLRRAEQQNLMQIAKETSASSNPIWQTGAIQSPWEKNPSAVKSSDHFEKLKADQVQKEELDRIRKQLAEIREKSEQKTKQFVNDRSWWKLW
- the APS3 gene encoding Aps3p (similar to Ashbya gossypii AAL143W); the protein is MIHAVLIFNKKCQPRLVKFYTPVELPKQKLLLDQVYELISQRNSSIQSSFLVTPPSLLSGGDGPNINEDIQIIYKNYATLYFTFIVDDQESELAILDLIQTFVAALDRCFAEVNELDLIFNWQTLESVLEEIIQGGMVIETNVRKIVEAVDELNKTSDQDNRFSRNFGNAIHAFTQGGFINWGSHQ